One window of the Pseudomonas knackmussii B13 genome contains the following:
- the antA gene encoding anthranilate 1,2-dioxygenase large subunit, translating into MNLPSKSLVQWQDYIRSCLDFRPVEGVYRIARDMFTEPELFDLEMELIFEKQWIYACHESEIANPNDFITMRAGRQPMIISRDGSGELHALVNACQHRGATLTRVCKGNQSTFTCPFHAWCYKSDGRLVKVKAPGEYPADFDKSARGLRKARIASYKGFVFISLDPTATDSLEDFLGDARVFFDMMVAQSPTGELEVLPGRSSYTFEGNWKLQNENGLDGYHVSTVHYNYVATVQHRQQVNVDNGTASSTLDYSKLGAGDAQTDDGWFSFANGHSVLFSDMPNPSVRPGYTSVMPRLVEEHGQAKAEWMMHRLRNLNIYPSLFFMDQISSQLRIVRPVAWNKTEIISQCIGVKGESDQDRENRIRQFEDFFNVSGMGTPDDLVEFREQQRGFQGRLERWSDISRGHGKWVEGATPNSETLGIAPLLTGTEITHEGLYVNQHAHWQRFLLDGLERKALQLKEVQA; encoded by the coding sequence ATGAACCTTCCAAGCAAGAGCCTCGTGCAATGGCAGGACTACATCCGTAGCTGCCTCGACTTCCGCCCGGTCGAGGGCGTCTACCGCATCGCCCGCGACATGTTCACCGAGCCGGAACTGTTCGACCTGGAGATGGAGCTGATCTTCGAGAAGCAGTGGATCTACGCCTGCCACGAAAGCGAGATCGCCAACCCCAACGACTTCATCACGATGCGCGCCGGGCGCCAGCCGATGATCATCAGCCGCGACGGCAGCGGCGAGCTGCACGCGCTGGTCAACGCCTGCCAGCACCGCGGCGCCACCCTCACCCGCGTGTGCAAGGGCAACCAGTCCACCTTCACCTGCCCGTTCCACGCCTGGTGCTACAAGAGCGACGGGCGCCTGGTGAAGGTCAAGGCGCCGGGCGAGTACCCGGCCGACTTCGACAAGTCCGCGCGCGGCCTGCGCAAGGCGCGCATCGCCAGCTACAAGGGCTTCGTGTTCATCAGCCTGGACCCTACCGCCACCGACTCGCTGGAAGACTTCCTCGGCGACGCCAGGGTGTTCTTCGACATGATGGTCGCCCAGTCGCCGACCGGTGAGCTGGAAGTGCTGCCGGGCCGTTCCAGCTACACCTTCGAGGGCAACTGGAAGCTGCAGAACGAGAACGGCCTGGACGGCTATCACGTCAGCACCGTGCACTACAACTACGTGGCCACCGTGCAGCACCGCCAGCAGGTCAACGTCGACAACGGCACCGCCAGCAGCACCCTCGACTACAGCAAGCTCGGCGCCGGCGACGCGCAGACCGACGACGGCTGGTTCTCCTTCGCCAACGGCCACAGCGTGCTGTTCAGCGACATGCCCAACCCGAGCGTGCGCCCCGGCTACACCAGCGTGATGCCGCGCCTGGTCGAGGAGCACGGCCAGGCCAAGGCCGAGTGGATGATGCACCGCCTGCGCAACCTGAACATCTACCCCAGCCTGTTCTTCATGGACCAGATCAGCTCGCAGCTGCGCATCGTCCGCCCGGTGGCCTGGAACAAGACCGAGATCATCAGCCAGTGCATCGGCGTGAAGGGCGAGTCGGACCAGGACCGCGAGAACCGCATCCGCCAGTTCGAAGACTTCTTCAACGTCTCGGGCATGGGCACGCCGGACGACCTGGTCGAGTTCCGTGAGCAACAACGTGGTTTCCAGGGTCGCCTGGAGCGCTGGAGCGACATTTCCCGCGGCCACGGCAAGTGGGTCGAGGGTGCGACGCCGAACAGCGAAACCCTGGGCATCGCCCCGCTGCTCACCGGCACCGAGATCACCCACGAAGGCCTCTACGTCAACCAGCACGCCCACTGGCAGCGCTTCCTCCTCGACGGCCTGGAGCGCAAGGCACTGCAACTGAAGGAGGTGCAGGCATGA
- a CDS encoding AraC family transcriptional regulator has product MNPKNRGHFRDIHADHLDLAAARSWMSNICGPHRLDAGHPGSVNFQHSGSVLKGMSTTVGCIEYGTDVTIGIVDAEHFNSYSLSLPLSGEQELTIAGRQLHSDSGKGVIVSPNQSQELCITGDCRKLQVVISRLAMRKTLEEMLQRPAERPLEFEQEMDALQGASASWWRMVRHCNEELENSELFGQVFFSRDLERALIKGLILAQPNNYSEELRRCLAERLPHYLLRARDFLHAHAREELSLEDLETAAGVSRFKLFDGFRKHFGSSPMAYLKAHRLQGVREEILATNGRRSISEIALGWGFTHLSRFAGDYRKQFDETPSATQQRLQKLGGV; this is encoded by the coding sequence ATGAACCCGAAGAACCGCGGACATTTCCGCGACATCCATGCCGACCACCTGGACCTCGCCGCCGCGCGCTCGTGGATGTCGAACATCTGCGGGCCGCACCGGCTTGATGCCGGGCATCCGGGCAGCGTGAACTTCCAACACAGCGGCAGCGTGCTCAAGGGCATGTCCACCACCGTCGGCTGCATCGAGTACGGCACCGACGTGACCATCGGCATCGTCGACGCCGAGCACTTCAACAGCTACAGCCTGAGCCTGCCACTGAGCGGCGAGCAGGAGCTGACCATCGCCGGCCGGCAGCTGCATTCGGACAGCGGCAAGGGCGTGATCGTCTCGCCGAACCAGAGCCAGGAACTGTGCATCACCGGCGACTGCCGCAAGCTGCAGGTGGTGATCTCGCGCCTGGCCATGCGCAAGACCCTGGAGGAAATGCTCCAGCGCCCGGCGGAACGCCCGCTGGAGTTCGAGCAAGAGATGGACGCGCTGCAGGGCGCCTCGGCGTCCTGGTGGCGGATGGTCCGCCACTGCAACGAGGAACTGGAGAACAGCGAATTGTTCGGCCAGGTGTTCTTCAGTCGCGACCTCGAAAGAGCGCTGATCAAGGGCCTGATCCTCGCCCAGCCGAACAACTACAGCGAGGAACTGCGCCGCTGCCTGGCCGAGCGATTGCCACACTACCTGCTGCGCGCCCGCGACTTCCTCCACGCCCACGCCCGCGAGGAGCTGAGCCTGGAAGACCTGGAGACCGCCGCCGGGGTATCGCGCTTCAAGCTGTTCGACGGCTTTCGCAAGCACTTCGGCAGCTCGCCCATGGCCTACCTCAAGGCCCACCGCCTGCAGGGCGTACGCGAGGAAATCCTCGCCACCAATGGCCGCCGCAGCATCTCCGAAATCGCCCTGGGCTGGGGCTTCACCCACTTGAGCCGCTTCGCCGGCGACTACCGCAAGCAGTTCGACGAGACGCCGAGCGCGACCCAGCAGCGGTTGCAGAAACTGGGCGGCGTATAA
- the antC gene encoding anthranilate 1,2-dioxygenase electron transfer component AntC — MNHKVAFSFADGKTLFIPVQANELLLDAALRNGIKIPLDCREGVCGTCMGRCESGSYQMDYADEETLSPEDLAQRKVLACQTRVQSDASFYFDYDSSLCSAAGPSTRHGVVTAVEQVSASTAILHLDAGGEAGPLDYLPGQYARLHVPGTDAVRSYSFANRPNARNQLQFLIRLLPDGAMSNYIRERCKVGDEIRFEAPLGTFYLRHVDRPLLLVAGGTGLSAFLGMLDELADAGGCGHPVHLYYGVRQAADLCEMERIAAYAERIPGFRFTPVISDDDGQWDGKRGYVTEHFEASELREAPFDMYLCGPPPMVESVKDWLQQQGLEHGRLYLEKFTQSNA, encoded by the coding sequence ATGAACCACAAGGTCGCTTTCAGCTTCGCCGACGGCAAGACGCTGTTCATCCCGGTGCAGGCCAACGAGCTGCTGCTCGACGCCGCCCTGCGCAACGGCATCAAGATTCCCCTGGACTGCCGCGAAGGCGTCTGCGGCACTTGCATGGGCCGCTGCGAGTCGGGCAGCTACCAGATGGACTACGCCGACGAGGAAACCCTGTCGCCGGAGGACCTGGCGCAGCGCAAGGTCCTCGCCTGTCAGACCCGCGTGCAGTCCGACGCCTCCTTCTACTTCGACTACGACTCCAGCCTGTGCAGCGCCGCCGGACCGAGCACCCGCCATGGCGTGGTGACGGCCGTCGAGCAGGTCTCGGCGAGCACCGCCATCCTGCACCTGGACGCGGGCGGCGAAGCCGGCCCGCTCGACTACCTGCCCGGCCAGTACGCACGCCTGCACGTGCCCGGCACGGACGCGGTGCGCTCTTACTCCTTCGCCAACCGACCGAACGCGCGCAACCAGCTGCAGTTCCTCATCCGCCTGCTGCCCGACGGCGCCATGAGCAACTACATCCGCGAGCGCTGCAAGGTCGGTGACGAGATCCGCTTCGAGGCGCCGCTGGGCACCTTCTACCTGCGCCACGTCGACCGCCCGCTGCTCCTGGTGGCCGGCGGCACCGGGCTGTCGGCCTTCCTCGGCATGCTCGACGAGCTGGCCGACGCCGGCGGCTGCGGCCATCCGGTACACCTCTACTACGGCGTGCGCCAGGCGGCCGACCTCTGCGAGATGGAACGTATCGCCGCCTACGCCGAGCGTATCCCGGGATTCCGTTTCACCCCGGTGATCAGCGACGACGACGGCCAGTGGGACGGCAAGCGCGGCTATGTCACCGAGCACTTCGAGGCCAGCGAACTGCGCGAAGCCCCCTTCGACATGTACCTCTGCGGTCCGCCGCCGATGGTCGAGTCGGTGAAGGACTGGCTGCAGCAGCAGGGCCTGGAGCATGGCCGGCTGTACCTGGAGAAGTTCACCCAGAGCAATGCCTGA
- a CDS encoding OprD family porin, which yields MSNRGCVTAVALGIGVAVTQPACAGEGLIEGSSATLQARNYYFSRDFSDIVGPNKQSKAEEWAQGFILNFASGYTPGPVGFGVDAIGVLGLKLDSSPDRTNTGLLPVGGDGRAADDYGRLGLAGKMKFSKTELKLGELQPNLPVLAFSDIRLLPPSYQGTALSSSEIPGLTLQAGHLTSTHLRNEGGDEKMIAMLSYQPQRQAQSDAFNYAGGDYDFNAKRTRVSAWYGQLEDIYQQRFLGLKHSQPIGGDWVLGANLGYFDANEDGKKLLGKIDNRAFFSLLSAKHGGHTVYVGYQGMYGDSAFPRVFANISPLGNEVPTYEFASTDERSWQLRYDYDFVALGVPGLVSTVRYIDGDNVTTGQGGEGKDRERDIDLGYTVQSGPLAGLNVRVRNVMARSNYRSDIDENRLVFNYTWKLF from the coding sequence ATGAGCAATCGTGGATGCGTGACCGCCGTCGCGCTGGGCATCGGCGTGGCCGTTACCCAGCCGGCGTGCGCCGGTGAAGGTCTGATCGAGGGTTCCAGCGCCACCCTGCAGGCGCGCAACTATTACTTCAGCCGCGACTTCTCCGACATCGTCGGGCCGAACAAGCAGTCGAAGGCGGAGGAGTGGGCCCAGGGCTTCATCCTCAACTTCGCCTCGGGCTACACGCCGGGGCCGGTGGGCTTCGGCGTCGATGCCATCGGCGTGCTGGGACTGAAGCTCGACAGCAGCCCCGACCGCACAAACACCGGACTGCTGCCGGTGGGCGGCGACGGCAGGGCCGCCGACGACTATGGGCGCCTCGGCCTGGCCGGCAAGATGAAATTCTCGAAGACCGAGCTGAAGCTCGGCGAGCTGCAACCCAACCTGCCCGTACTGGCCTTCAGCGACATCCGCCTGCTGCCGCCGAGCTACCAGGGCACGGCGCTGAGCTCCAGCGAAATCCCCGGGCTGACCCTGCAGGCCGGTCACCTGACCTCGACGCACCTGCGCAACGAAGGCGGCGACGAGAAGATGATCGCCATGCTCAGCTACCAGCCGCAGCGCCAGGCGCAGAGCGACGCCTTCAACTACGCCGGCGGCGACTACGACTTCAACGCCAAACGCACCCGCGTCAGCGCGTGGTATGGCCAGTTGGAGGACATCTACCAGCAGCGCTTCCTCGGCCTGAAGCACAGCCAGCCCATCGGCGGCGACTGGGTGCTGGGCGCCAACCTCGGCTACTTCGACGCCAACGAAGACGGCAAGAAGCTGCTGGGCAAGATCGACAACCGCGCGTTCTTCTCGCTGCTCTCGGCCAAGCATGGCGGGCACACGGTCTACGTCGGCTACCAGGGCATGTACGGCGACAGCGCCTTCCCGCGCGTATTCGCCAACATCTCGCCATTGGGCAACGAGGTGCCGACCTACGAGTTCGCTTCCACCGATGAGCGCTCCTGGCAACTGCGCTACGACTACGACTTCGTCGCCCTCGGCGTGCCGGGGCTGGTCAGCACAGTGCGCTACATCGACGGCGACAACGTGACCACCGGCCAGGGGGGCGAAGGCAAGGACCGCGAGCGTGACATTGACCTTGGCTACACGGTGCAGAGCGGCCCGCTGGCGGGGTTGAACGTGCGTGTGCGCAACGTGATGGCGCGCTCGAACTACCGCAGCGACATCGACGAGAACCGCCTGGTGTTCAACTACACCTGGAAGCTGTTCTGA
- the antB gene encoding anthranilate 1,2-dioxygenase small subunit — MSTPLQQRIEQFLYRNAELCDAQDWDAYLDMFSEDSEYHVPQWESEHIYTTDPKRGMSLIYYSNRTGLEDRVFRIRTGKAASTIPMPRTQHNIANVRIRELEGGDLEVRANWHTLFYRLNSAGQFFGHVTYRLRPHGDSWKIARKHVLLLNDCIDSVLDFYHL; from the coding sequence ATGAGCACGCCACTGCAACAGCGCATCGAACAGTTCCTCTACCGCAACGCCGAACTCTGCGACGCCCAGGACTGGGACGCCTACCTCGACATGTTCAGCGAGGACAGCGAGTACCACGTCCCGCAGTGGGAGTCCGAGCACATCTACACCACCGACCCGAAGCGCGGCATGTCGCTGATCTACTACAGCAACCGCACCGGCCTGGAAGATCGCGTGTTCCGTATCCGCACCGGCAAGGCCGCCTCGACCATCCCGATGCCGCGCACCCAGCACAACATCGCCAACGTGCGCATCCGCGAGCTGGAGGGTGGCGACCTGGAAGTCCGCGCCAACTGGCACACGCTGTTCTACCGCCTGAACAGCGCCGGGCAGTTCTTCGGCCATGTCACCTACCGCCTGCGCCCGCACGGCGACAGCTGGAAGATCGCGCGCAAGCACGTGCTGCTGCTCAACGACTGCATCGACTCGGTGCTCGACTTCTACCACCTGTGA